The Legionella lansingensis DNA window GAAAACATTATCGAGAGTATCGCGCAAAGCAATGCGAAATACACACACATGAGATCATTTAGCGCTTGGAGAATAGGTCTTCAACAAATAATGAGCAACTGCCCGCAAACCCATTGCTTCTCCCCCTTCAGGCTTACCGGGTTTGCTACCAAGATTCCACGCCATAATATCGAAATGTACCCAAGAAATAGAGGCAGAGATAAAGCGTTGTAAGAATAAAGCAGCGGTAATCGCACCTGCAAACGGTGAATCGCTTGCATTAGCTATATCTGCATGTGTTGAATCCAACATGGATTCATAACCACTAAAAAGCGGCAAGCGCCATATAGGATCATTCACGTCATGTGAGGATTCAGCCAACGCTTGTGCTAACTCATCGTCATTACAAAACATAGCTGCCATTTCGGTTCCCACTGCTGCACGAGCAGCACCCGTTAGTGTCGCAAAATCAATCAATAATACAGGCTCTTCTTCACAAGCTTTTACAATCGCATCAGCCAGAATCAAACGCCCTTCGGCATCGGTATTATCTACTTCCACTGTTAAGCCGTTGCGCATTTTTAAAATATCACCCGGTCGAAATGCATTGGGACCGATGGCATTTTCCACCGCTGGAATCAAAACTTGCAAACGAATAGGCAAATTTTGTTTCATGATCCATTGCGCTAAACCAATGACATGAGCGGCTCCGCCCATGTCTTTTTTCATCAAACGCATGGCAACAGCCGGTTTAACATCCAATCCGCCACTATCAAAGCATACACCCTTGCCAACTAGACTAATCTTAGGATGGTTTTCATTCCCCCAAGTTAAACTCAGCAACCGCGGTGCCTGAGCTGATGCTTGGCCAACAGCATACACGGCAGGAAAATTGTTTTTTACCAACCCCTCACCGATCCATTGCTCAAAAGTAGCGC harbors:
- a CDS encoding leucyl aminopeptidase family protein encodes the protein MQANLFYQCFPEKAVPLFFITQAQWEKGLELAPSERNAFSLQQFKGNPGDICSITDAEGHIAKAYVGTGNNDKNLAMACAACRLPYGSYLPQENLSQTAMINWALAQYRFTKYKKQDIIPNRLVVKDDHLPALLDEVDAIFLVRDLINTPTNDLGPEELGTVLANLARDFGATFEQWIGEGLVKNNFPAVYAVGQASAQAPRLLSLTWGNENHPKISLVGKGVCFDSGGLDVKPAVAMRLMKKDMGGAAHVIGLAQWIMKQNLPIRLQVLIPAVENAIGPNAFRPGDILKMRNGLTVEVDNTDAEGRLILADAIVKACEEEPVLLIDFATLTGAARAAVGTEMAAMFCNDDELAQALAESSHDVNDPIWRLPLFSGYESMLDSTHADIANASDSPFAGAITAALFLQRFISASISWVHFDIMAWNLGSKPGKPEGGEAMGLRAVAHYLLKTYSPSAK